The Lytechinus pictus isolate F3 Inbred chromosome 5, Lp3.0, whole genome shotgun sequence DNA segment CCCGTACCACAATGGAAGCCCTCGTCAACATCGCTTTCGCTGATCATCCATCATTCCCAAAGACAGTTGGTATCGTTGATATCGAAGGTGCTCCATCTCTAATCCTTGAGTTCCTTGGTGATAAGAATACTGGTACAAGCTTCCCTCTCAGTCATGCCATCAAGTTCCAGATTCCATCTATCTCGAAAGACAACTGGTTCGCCATCATCATGGACATCATCAGTGGAATAAAAGCCATGCACGAGAAAGGTCTCTTACATAATGATCTAAAAGCTAACAACATTCTCTTACAATGGGACATGGAGGATCAAAGATGGCATGCCTTCATTATTGACATGGGGAAAGTCTCTACTCAAACCATACCGCTAAAGCACAAGGGTTTACCTAAAGAAGAGCTGGAGGGGTACAAACAAGGCATCCTCTTCCCTCATCTGGCTCCAGAATACATCCTTGATCTGCAGACCATGAGTGTTCAAACTGATATATATTCCTTAGGTGTGCTGCTGGCTCGGATAGATAAGGTTATCAGAAGTAGACATCTTCGTGACCTCGCAGCCCAGATGACCAATACAAACCCTCGTCTAAGACCCTCTTGGAAAACCATCGAGAAGGTCATCACTAAGGCTCAGAAGAGAAACTTCTCATAATTGCATCTCGTATTTTAATTGTTGTATATAGATGATCTATAATGTGTAGTTTAATGATTTGATACTTTTCATGAGATGAGAAACAAAGCAGAAAAAGGTTCTTATATTTTCAATGAAAGGAAATAAGCAAACCATG contains these protein-coding regions:
- the LOC135154213 gene encoding uncharacterized protein LOC135154213; translated protein: MKASVTSAAIHHGLLESVEDSICLTDLFEALDGMKKINAHMKREIADLKKTKQTYVDMISLTGYRDPLFDCGDSAVEISPGERERYQLKEVNEDQGFQICKQESMIKKLRYQLSVYHKNVLHEKNSMYDNMTYIDRAVVQSIQADIEIPTVNSKDLSFLVGAYIDEDDDLIGKGSFGEVFLREYQGEAVAVKVPYICEGVRDEDDQKRMIRIKADHARTTMEALVNIAFADHPSFPKTVGIVDIEGAPSLILEFLGDKNTGTSFPLSHAIKFQIPSISKDNWFAIIMDIISGIKAMHEKGLLHNDLKANNILLQWDMEDQRWHAFIIDMGKVSTQTIPLKHKGLPKEELEGYKQGILFPHLAPEYILDLQTMSVQTDIYSLGVLLARIDKVIRSRHLRDLAAQMTNTNPRLRPSWKTIEKVITKAQKRNFS